From Nicotiana tabacum cultivar K326 chromosome 22, ASM71507v2, whole genome shotgun sequence, one genomic window encodes:
- the LOC107830527 gene encoding F-box/kelch-repeat protein At3g44120-like, with translation MTSNTKSYPREEIVTDHIVVRKHFDSESIRPRLTVAKFGVDYNHDPEPLRAFDLFFLNEKIYAGCVPTYRRIYRCEGVSDFRGIYGPIDGLFLLEKGHFADNVRFAWWNPATKECSLIPRVEFELQERFQDCCRMVGIDLDRVNQDYKVVWLRTFWDEMTNDLYPKIFAALYSSKNDSWKYLEPNYSYECQLSVSQNCTYINGKYHWMTRSKEICNKDNVYSVRTFDFVTELFGEMTGPPIPGDHWATLMLRGGSLAAVFW, from the exons ATGACAAGTAATACAAAGAGTTACCCGCGAGAAGAAATTGTTACTGATCATATTGTAGTGAG AAAGCACTTTGATAGCGAGAGTATTCGTCCTCGTCTCACGGTTGCCAAGTTCGGTGTTGATTACAATCATGATCCCGAGCCTTTAAGGGCTTTTGATCTCTTCTTTCTCAATGAGAAGATATACGCAGGATGTGTCCCTACCTATCGGAGGATTTATCGTTGCGAAGGTGTTAGTGATTTTAGAGGTATTTATGGTCCAATTGACGGATTATTCTTATTAGAGAAAGGACATTTTGCAGATAATGTTCGGTTTGCTTGGTGGAATCCTGCTACTAAAGAGTGTAGTCTTATTCCTCGTGTCGAATTTGAGCTTCAAGAAAGATTTCAAGACTGCTGCCGTATGGTTGGAATAGATTTAGACAGAGTGAATCAGGACTATAAAGTTGTATGGTTACGAACATTTTGGGACGAAATGACAAACGATCTTTATCCTAAGATTTTTGCTGCTCTGTATTCGTCGAAAAATGACTCCTGGAAATACTTGGAACCTAACTACTCTTACGAATGTCAATTATCTGTGTCCCAAAATTGTACTTATATAAATGGAAAATATCATTGGATGACCAGAAGCAAAGAAATATGCAACAAAGACAATGTGTATAGTGTTCGGACATTTGATTTTGTGACTGAATTGTTTGGGGAAATGACAGGACCGCCAATTCCAGGTGATCACTGGGCGACACTAATGTTACGCGGTGGCTCTCTTGCAGCTGTCTTCTGGTAA